A window of bacterium genomic DNA:
TTACTGGTTTTGCAGTAACATTGGCAATAATAGGTAGTTGTGGAGTTTTAATCTCTACCGCAGACAATGCCCTGGCTAATTTTTCTTGAGCAGGTAACATATAACTTGAATGGAAGGCACCGTTTACGGCTAATGGAATTGCCTTTTTTGCCCCTGCTGACATTGCTTTTTGAGCGGCTTTTTCCAGATAGTCCTTCATTCCAGAGATGACAATCTGCCCCGGGCAGTTAATATTGGCTATCTCTACGGATTCCTCCATGCAAATTTGCTCTACCTCAATCCTTTCCAATCCGAGGATAGCCATCATTCCTGTTGGATGTCTTTCTGCCTGCTCCTGCATAAATTGTGCCCTTTTCTGAACGATGCACACCGCCTCTTTAAATTCTATACCCCCAGCGGCAACTAAGGCACTGTATTCCCCCAGACTATGGCCAGCCAGGTAAACAGTCAGTTGGCAATAAGCAGTAGGCACTAAGATTTCTTTTAATACTTGTAGACAAGCGATGCTGGTGGTTAATATTGCAGGCTGAGAATATTGGGTTTGCGATAGTTTTTCAATCACACCTTCAAAACATAACTTTGTCTGGGGATAACCTAAGACCGCATCTGCCTGGTCAAAAATTTCCTTTGCAGATTTAAAATTCTGATAAAATTCATAACCCATTCCTACATATTGTGAGCCCTGGCCTGGGAAAACATACGCTATCTTTTTCACTTATCATCCTTATTCTGAAAAATCGGTTTATAGTTTATAGTCCTTCAACTATCAACTATCTACCATCTAGTGTCGTGTTGAACAAATAACGCACGGAACTTGATTCTGGTAACTGGTGATTGGTAACTGGTAATTAAATACCGTTCGGCTGAGGTAATCGGTCAGTTATTGGTGGGAGAAAGGCATAAAGATTAAATTTCTCGCTAAGGCGCAAAGAACTCACAGGAATAAATTATAATCTTTGCGAACTTTGCGTCTTTGCGAGAGAAAATTTCTATTTAGTTTTTACCACTGATAACTGAGGGATTACCGGCTGAGCTCAGGACGAAACTATTTAACCAATTACCAGTTACCAATTACCAGTTACCAATTACCAATTACCAATTACCAGTTACCAATTACCAGTTACCAATTACCAGTTACCAATTACCAGTTACCAATTACCAGTTACCAATTACCAGTTACCAATTATCCGTTTGCAGGTTATGAAATCTGATGATAGTCCGTGCAAAACTTACTCAACACGACACTAGGATCAACCATTTTAAAATCGAATAACCGTTCCTGCCCAACAAAGTCCGCCACCAAAAGAGCTTAATAAAACAATATCGCCCTTTTTTATTCTACCTTGTTTTTTTGCTTCATCGATAGAGACAGCCGTAGAAGCCGCAGACATATTACCATATTTATGTAAATTCACAAAAACTTTGTCTGGCCCAATATGAAGTCGTTTATCAACAGCCTCAATGATACGAATATTAGCCTGATGTGGGATGAATAAATCTACCTCACTAACATCTAAATGAGCCAGATGTAATGCCTTTCTTGCAGATTTACACATTGCATCAACGGCATATTTGAATACCTCTCTACCATTCATTTTGATATAATGGAGTTTTTCGTCTATAATTTTTTGAGAGATAGGGTTTCTGCTGCCACCACCAGGAATTTGCAATTTATCAGTTTTGGAACCATCACTTCCTAAGTAACTACTAAGGATTCCAGTTTCTTTTCGGACTGGTTGTAACACGACTGCTCCAGCCCCATCACCAAATAAAACACAGGTATTACGGTCTGCCCAATCGGTAATTTTACTAAGGCAATCTGTGGCAATAACCAAAACAGTCTTATAAGTATGGGTAGCAATCAGATTTTTGGCTAATTCTAAGGCATAACTAAACCCGGCACAGGCGGCGGATAAATCAAAACAGGCGGCATGAATCGCCCCTATTTTATGCTGAATAAAACAAGCAGTAGATGGAAAAAGCATATCCGGGGTAACGGTGGCGACAATAATCATATCTACCTTTGAAGGATGAACTTTTGCATCTTCCAGAGCGGCTAATGCGGCTGGAACTGCTAAATCCGAAGATGCCTGATTATCTTCAGCAATCCGTCGCTCACTTATGCCACTCCTTGTTCGTATCCACTCATCTGAAGTATCAACCATTTTCTCGAGGTCAAAATTAGTCAATACTTTAGAAGGTGTATAAGAACCTGTGCCAACTATACCTACTGCCCTTAATTCATCTTTTTTCATCTATCCTTCTTTAATTCCTTTTTCGATATGAAGATTGACTTGATGGTTAATAAATTCGCATGCTACCCTTATTCCATTCTTTACTGCCTTAGGAGAAGAAGCACCATGACAAATAATACACACACCATCTATGCCTAAAAGTGGTGCTCCGCCATATTCTGAATAATCAACTAATTTTTTAAATTTTTTAAATGCGGGTTTAGAAAGAAAAGCACCAATCTTCAAACTGAGATTTTTAGATAATTCCTGTTTTAAAAAGTTAATTATCATTTCGGCTAAACTTTCACCAAATTTTAAAACTACATTACCCACAAATCCATCACAGACAATTACATCTACCGTGCCATTTATAATATCTCTTCCTTCAACATTCCCGACAAAATTCAGAGAAGATTGTTTTAGCAGGTTAAATGTCTGAGAAGTAAGTGCATTTCCTTTACCTTCTTCTTCCCCAATACTTAAAAGTCCTATTTTAGGATTGGGCTTTCCCATAATATCTTTGGCATAAACATTACCCATTATGGCAAATTGTAAGAGGTGTTGTGGTTTGCAGTCAACATTAGCGCCTACATCAAGAAGTATGGATGCTCCGGATAAAGTCGGAATAAGTGTTGCAATTGCAGGTCTAAAAATACCTTTTAATCTGCCAGGATACATTAAAGCACCTGCCATTACCGCGCCAGTATTACCTGCTGAAATAAAGGCATCTACCTCACCTTGTTTTAATGCCTTTATCGCGACAACAATTGAAGAATCTTTTTTAGTTTTAACTGCTTGTGCCGGAGATTCATGCATTTCAATAATTTCTTTTGTATCCCTGATGACAATTGGTAGTCCCTTTGTTTGATAACGAGTCAATTCATTAGTAATTGCCTTTTCCGGACCAAATAATGTTATTTGAGTTACTTCTTTTAACTCATTCAATGCCTCAACCACACCAGCTACAATAGACTGTGGTGCATGGTCTCCGCCCATAGCATCAACTGCAATACGCATTTTATTTCTTCTTTTCCTCTATTGTTAATACAACGCGGCCGTTGTAAAAACCACAATTTAAACAAACACGATGAGGTAATTTGGGTTGTCCACATTGGGAACAGGTAGAAATATCTACTGGTGTTATCTTCCAATGGCTTC
This region includes:
- the fabD gene encoding ACP S-malonyltransferase, producing MKKIAYVFPGQGSQYVGMGYEFYQNFKSAKEIFDQADAVLGYPQTKLCFEGVIEKLSQTQYSQPAILTTSIACLQVLKEILVPTAYCQLTVYLAGHSLGEYSALVAAGGIEFKEAVCIVQKRAQFMQEQAERHPTGMMAILGLERIEVEQICMEESVEIANINCPGQIVISGMKDYLEKAAQKAMSAGAKKAIPLAVNGAFHSSYMLPAQEKLARALSAVEIKTPQLPIIANVTAKPVIDPDEIRVSLTKQIACPVLWEDSVRFMINEGINTFIEIGPGKVLKGLIRRIDSAVEVKNVENMDSFS
- a CDS encoding beta-ketoacyl-ACP synthase III, whose translation is MKKDELRAVGIVGTGSYTPSKVLTNFDLEKMVDTSDEWIRTRSGISERRIAEDNQASSDLAVPAALAALEDAKVHPSKVDMIIVATVTPDMLFPSTACFIQHKIGAIHAACFDLSAACAGFSYALELAKNLIATHTYKTVLVIATDCLSKITDWADRNTCVLFGDGAGAVVLQPVRKETGILSSYLGSDGSKTDKLQIPGGGSRNPISQKIIDEKLHYIKMNGREVFKYAVDAMCKSARKALHLAHLDVSEVDLFIPHQANIRIIEAVDKRLHIGPDKVFVNLHKYGNMSAASTAVSIDEAKKQGRIKKGDIVLLSSFGGGLCWAGTVIRF
- the plsX gene encoding phosphate acyltransferase PlsX — encoded protein: MRIAVDAMGGDHAPQSIVAGVVEALNELKEVTQITLFGPEKAITNELTRYQTKGLPIVIRDTKEIIEMHESPAQAVKTKKDSSIVVAIKALKQGEVDAFISAGNTGAVMAGALMYPGRLKGIFRPAIATLIPTLSGASILLDVGANVDCKPQHLLQFAIMGNVYAKDIMGKPNPKIGLLSIGEEEGKGNALTSQTFNLLKQSSLNFVGNVEGRDIINGTVDVIVCDGFVGNVVLKFGESLAEMIINFLKQELSKNLSLKIGAFLSKPAFKKFKKLVDYSEYGGAPLLGIDGVCIICHGASSPKAVKNGIRVACEFINHQVNLHIEKGIKEG
- the rpmF gene encoding 50S ribosomal protein L32 — its product is MANPKRQTSKAKRDKRRSHWKITPVDISTCSQCGQPKLPHRVCLNCGFYNGRVVLTIEEKKK